From a single Trichocoleus sp. genomic region:
- a CDS encoding AarF/ABC1/UbiB kinase family protein yields the protein MSSKSQRSQSHGGKAYRWSRENYSRQRRFVDIWAFVLKLLVAQWSYGKAWTYPSGMTEAEQAKRRRAQAIWIRETLLDLGPTFIKVGQLFSTRADLFPIEYVEELAKLQDKVPAFSYEQVESIIQKDLNKTVPELFQSFDPIPLAAASLGQVHRAQLHSGEEVVVKIQRPGLKKLFTIDLQILKGIARYFQKHPQWGRGRDWMGIYEECCRILWEEIEYLNEGRNADTFRRNFRDESWVKVPRVYWRYSSPRVLTLEYLPGIKISHYEALEAAGLDRKSLAKMGATAYLHQLLNDGFFHADPHPGNIAASPDGALIFYDFGMMGRVQPITREKLMDTFFGIAQKDADRVVTSLVALGALAPAEDMGPVRRSIQYMLDHFMDQPFENQSVAAISDDLYEIAYDQPFRFPATFTFVMRAFSTLEGVGKGLDPDFNFMEVAKPFAMELMSTNGNGAGSGLSEGILSEIGRQAAQVSSTALGLPRRIEDTLDKLERGDVRVRVRSTETDRALRRISNVNMGTNYTLLIGTFTLSATILLVNQLIWFAVIAALPAVLAGIALIRLMIRIDRSDRMF from the coding sequence ATGTCCAGCAAATCCCAACGCTCTCAATCCCATGGTGGTAAAGCCTACCGTTGGAGCCGGGAAAACTACTCACGCCAGCGACGCTTTGTTGATATTTGGGCATTTGTGCTCAAGCTTTTGGTAGCTCAATGGTCTTATGGCAAAGCTTGGACTTATCCAAGCGGTATGACTGAGGCAGAGCAAGCTAAACGCAGAAGAGCGCAAGCCATCTGGATTCGAGAAACCCTGTTAGATCTTGGACCCACTTTTATTAAAGTCGGGCAACTCTTTTCAACAAGAGCTGATCTATTTCCGATTGAGTATGTTGAGGAGTTGGCTAAGCTGCAAGACAAGGTGCCTGCTTTTAGCTATGAGCAGGTTGAGTCAATTATCCAAAAGGATTTAAATAAAACTGTCCCAGAGCTATTTCAAAGCTTTGACCCGATCCCGCTTGCTGCTGCCAGCCTTGGACAGGTACATCGCGCTCAACTTCATTCCGGTGAAGAAGTAGTCGTTAAGATCCAGCGACCGGGCTTAAAAAAACTCTTTACGATCGATCTACAAATCCTCAAGGGAATTGCTCGCTATTTCCAGAAGCATCCTCAATGGGGACGCGGACGCGATTGGATGGGTATCTATGAAGAGTGCTGCCGGATTCTTTGGGAAGAAATCGAGTATTTGAATGAAGGACGTAACGCCGACACATTCCGCCGCAATTTCCGCGATGAGTCCTGGGTAAAGGTGCCGCGTGTTTACTGGCGATACAGTTCTCCAAGAGTCCTGACGCTAGAGTATTTACCAGGGATTAAAATCAGCCACTATGAAGCGCTGGAAGCTGCTGGACTCGATCGCAAGTCTCTGGCAAAAATGGGCGCCACGGCATATTTGCATCAGCTATTGAATGATGGCTTCTTTCACGCAGATCCGCATCCCGGCAACATTGCCGCTAGCCCCGATGGGGCTTTGATTTTCTATGACTTTGGCATGATGGGACGGGTGCAGCCTATCACTCGCGAAAAGCTGATGGACACCTTTTTTGGCATTGCCCAGAAAGATGCCGATCGGGTGGTCACTTCTCTAGTGGCATTGGGAGCTTTGGCTCCGGCTGAAGATATGGGTCCAGTGCGGCGATCGATTCAATATATGCTCGATCACTTTATGGATCAGCCGTTTGAGAATCAGTCGGTTGCAGCCATTAGCGATGATCTCTATGAGATCGCTTACGATCAGCCATTCCGCTTTCCAGCAACCTTTACTTTCGTCATGCGAGCATTCTCAACGCTAGAGGGAGTGGGTAAAGGTCTCGATCCAGACTTTAACTTTATGGAGGTTGCAAAACCATTTGCAATGGAGCTTATGTCAACCAACGGAAATGGAGCAGGCAGCGGTTTATCAGAAGGTATTTTAAGCGAAATTGGGCGGCAGGCGGCGCAGGTCAGCAGTACAGCCCTTGGGTTGCCCCGTCGAATTGAAGATACGCTCGATAAGCTGGAACGGGGAGATGTACGAGTCCGGGTGCGATCGACCGAGACGGACAGAGCATTGCGCCGCATCAGTAACGTTAATATGGGAACGAACTATACGTTACTCATCGGGACGTTTACACTCTCAGCAACGATTCTTCTGGTCAATCAACTGATTTGGTTTGCGGTGATAGCGGCGTTGCCTGCAGTCTTGGCTGGAATTGCCTTGATTCGCTTGATGATTCGCATTGATCGATCCGATCGGATGTTCTAA
- a CDS encoding DUF309 domain-containing protein: MQFISILMTHSIPPEFWQGVEQFNQGQFYDCHDTLEALWMEAMEPDKSFYQGVLQIAVALYHLSNQNARGAMILLGEGLNRLRRYQPAYSGIDVSELVEDSAEMLTVLHQASADRLAEMAKQVQALAQPELAADRSEQRFTVPRILLVPEP; encoded by the coding sequence GTGCAGTTCATTTCCATTCTCATGACCCATTCCATTCCGCCTGAATTCTGGCAAGGCGTTGAGCAATTCAACCAGGGACAGTTTTATGATTGCCATGACACGCTAGAGGCATTATGGATGGAGGCAATGGAGCCGGATAAAAGCTTTTATCAAGGGGTTTTACAGATTGCAGTAGCGCTCTATCATCTGAGCAATCAGAATGCGCGGGGAGCCATGATTTTGTTAGGTGAGGGACTAAATCGGCTTCGACGTTACCAACCAGCCTACTCCGGCATTGATGTCTCAGAATTAGTTGAGGACAGTGCTGAGATGCTCACTGTTCTCCACCAGGCGTCAGCCGATCGCTTAGCAGAAATGGCAAAACAAGTTCAAGCCCTGGCTCAACCTGAACTGGCTGCCGATCGTTCAGAGCAGAGATTCACCGTTCCCAGAATCTTGCTTGTGCCAGAACCCTGA
- the lptB gene encoding LPS export ABC transporter ATP-binding protein codes for MKIVLDNIHKSYGKRAVVNRVHLSFSRGEIVGLLGPNGAGKTTTFYIATGLEKPDQGRVLLDDRDITAMPIFERAHLGIAYLAQQPSVFRNLNVQDNILLVMQQTNIPKDEHFDRLHQLLKEFRLERVARTLGGRVSGGERRRTEIARALAAGIEGPKFLFLDEPFAGIDPIAVAEIQEIIAKLRDRNMGILITDHNVRETLAIIDRGYIMREGQILAAGSSEELYANPLVRQYYLGDAFHL; via the coding sequence TTGAAGATCGTACTGGACAACATCCATAAGTCTTACGGCAAGCGCGCTGTTGTCAATCGCGTGCATCTCTCGTTTTCTAGAGGAGAAATTGTCGGCTTACTGGGACCAAACGGCGCGGGTAAAACAACAACCTTCTACATTGCGACAGGGCTAGAGAAGCCGGATCAGGGTAGAGTGCTGCTGGACGATCGCGACATCACCGCAATGCCGATTTTTGAGCGTGCCCATCTGGGAATTGCTTACCTAGCACAACAGCCGAGCGTCTTCCGTAATCTCAATGTGCAGGACAATATTTTGCTGGTGATGCAGCAGACCAACATTCCCAAAGACGAACATTTCGATCGGCTGCACCAACTCCTGAAAGAATTTCGGCTAGAGCGAGTTGCCCGAACCTTGGGTGGGCGGGTTTCTGGGGGAGAACGTCGTCGGACTGAAATCGCCAGAGCCTTGGCTGCGGGAATCGAAGGACCCAAGTTTTTGTTTTTGGATGAGCCGTTTGCTGGAATCGACCCGATCGCTGTGGCAGAAATTCAGGAAATTATTGCAAAACTGCGCGATCGAAATATGGGCATTCTCATCACTGACCATAACGTGCGAGAAACGTTAGCAATTATCGATCGGGGATACATTATGCGGGAAGGTCAGATTTTGGCAGCGGGCAGTTCTGAAGAACTCTATGCCAATCCTTTGGTGCGCCAATATTATTTGGGTGACGCATTTCACCTGTAA
- a CDS encoding YdcF family protein, whose amino-acid sequence MTVQRVGSVKKRLDRGSGTVRQLKRGVSGLVLLLFLGLGYHQLEGWWHKPQAVLVLGGSTEREQFAARFAQDHPDLQIWVSSGSNPEYAEWVFTEAGISPERVHLDYQAVDTVTNFTTLVDAFKAKGITSVYLITSDYHMRRARVIGEIILGSRGIDFKPIAVPSHQEPEPIEKVLRDAARAVLWVMTGSTGTDLMQHWKH is encoded by the coding sequence ATGACAGTGCAGCGAGTGGGTTCAGTTAAAAAACGGCTCGATCGGGGTTCAGGCACGGTTCGACAGCTCAAACGTGGTGTTTCAGGGCTAGTGCTGCTCCTGTTTCTGGGACTTGGCTATCATCAGCTTGAAGGTTGGTGGCACAAGCCGCAGGCAGTCCTGGTATTAGGCGGTTCAACAGAGCGAGAGCAGTTTGCCGCTCGGTTTGCTCAAGATCATCCAGACCTACAAATTTGGGTTTCCTCAGGCAGCAATCCGGAATATGCCGAATGGGTTTTTACGGAAGCAGGCATTTCTCCAGAGCGAGTTCATCTAGACTATCAAGCGGTTGATACAGTGACGAACTTCACAACGCTGGTAGATGCATTTAAGGCAAAAGGAATCACTAGCGTTTACCTGATTACCTCGGACTATCACATGCGCCGGGCTCGGGTCATTGGCGAAATTATTCTTGGCAGTCGTGGGATTGATTTTAAGCCGATCGCCGTTCCCAGCCATCAAGAGCCTGAGCCGATCGAGAAGGTGCTCCGAGATGCTGCTAGAGCCGTTTTATGGGTGATGACAGGTAGCACAGGCACGGATTTAATGCAACACTGGAAGCATTAA
- a CDS encoding protein phosphatase 2C domain-containing protein, with product MALVSCMKRFFTGLTDPGLLRTVNQDDYYIDASGRFFIVADGMGGHAGGQEASRIATQSIQQYLNHYWDSDEPSTVLLEAAFLEANQAILRDQTKHPERSDMGTTAVVAMIRDEQPWCAHIGDSRLYRLRGAKLQQVTEDHTWVARAMKLGELTPDQARIHPWRHILSRCLGREDVRQIDVQSFDLQPNDRLLLCSDGLTEELSDHLIAFHLKTIRACDRAALALVNAAKDRGGRDNITVVIVAFDDSDGGK from the coding sequence ATGGCACTGGTTTCTTGCATGAAACGTTTCTTCACGGGGCTAACTGATCCAGGGCTGCTCCGCACGGTGAATCAGGATGACTACTATATTGATGCCAGCGGTCGCTTTTTTATTGTGGCGGATGGCATGGGTGGGCATGCGGGTGGGCAAGAAGCAAGCCGGATTGCAACCCAATCGATTCAGCAATATCTCAATCACTATTGGGATTCGGATGAACCATCTACTGTTCTCCTGGAAGCTGCTTTTTTAGAGGCAAATCAAGCCATTCTGCGAGACCAAACCAAGCACCCTGAGCGATCGGATATGGGTACAACTGCGGTAGTCGCGATGATACGCGATGAACAACCCTGGTGTGCTCACATCGGCGATTCTCGGCTCTATCGGTTGCGAGGGGCAAAGCTCCAGCAAGTGACAGAAGACCATACCTGGGTTGCGAGAGCGATGAAGTTAGGGGAGCTGACACCTGATCAAGCCCGGATTCATCCCTGGCGTCATATTCTGTCAAGATGTCTGGGACGGGAGGACGTGCGTCAAATTGATGTGCAATCCTTTGATCTTCAGCCCAACGATCGACTTTTACTGTGCAGTGATGGCTTAACAGAAGAGTTATCTGACCACCTAATTGCCTTTCATCTGAAAACGATCCGTGCCTGCGATCGAGCCGCACTGGCACTCGTTAATGCAGCGAAAGATCGAGGTGGACGCGATAATATCACGGTGGTCATTGTTGCGTTTGATGATTCAGATGGGGGAAAGTAG
- a CDS encoding DUF58 domain-containing protein, translating into MSLLARCTTWLESRWIAPSYSGWLMLGLSVFFFGAATNTMAGWLYVISGVMFALLLIAALLPHRTLRGIHISRTAIPPVSVGDSLVLELRLENQTKQPKTLIEVKDLLPFVLSLPSRTAVELILPGGSQSWITECLAHRRGLYHWQTVNLRTATPFGLFWCRRSRTVPATAIVYPTILPLTQCPIIDQLGQDLNTQVLSNSHSQAATEGLTRTLRPYRWGDPIRLVHWRTSARYGELRVRELETYQGGQEVIVALDSAIDWNADDFEQAVSAAASLYFYALNHRLAVSLWTAQSGLLRSEQTVLPGLAAVSTREPLQAEFPDRPLIWLTQNPNSLSRLPSGSRWLLWQPPLPPGPTKTIAQPVPNLADAGVMIQPDSDIQMQLQAPLSKLGRSVALHEKGDRG; encoded by the coding sequence ATGTCCCTTTTGGCTCGCTGCACGACCTGGCTGGAAAGCCGCTGGATTGCTCCCTCCTACAGTGGATGGTTAATGTTAGGGCTATCGGTCTTCTTTTTCGGGGCAGCAACAAATACAATGGCAGGCTGGCTTTACGTCATTAGTGGCGTGATGTTTGCTTTGCTGTTAATTGCCGCACTCTTGCCCCACCGAACACTGCGAGGAATTCACATTAGCCGGACTGCAATCCCCCCGGTCAGCGTTGGCGACTCTCTTGTGCTGGAATTACGGCTAGAAAATCAGACAAAGCAACCTAAAACTCTGATTGAAGTAAAAGATTTGCTGCCTTTTGTCCTGAGTCTACCCAGCAGAACCGCAGTCGAACTGATTTTGCCCGGGGGCAGCCAGTCGTGGATTACAGAATGCCTTGCTCATCGACGCGGGCTCTATCACTGGCAAACGGTGAACTTACGAACGGCGACCCCTTTCGGCTTGTTCTGGTGTCGGCGCAGTCGAACAGTTCCAGCAACCGCGATCGTCTATCCCACGATTCTGCCGCTGACTCAATGCCCAATCATTGATCAACTGGGACAAGACCTGAATACCCAGGTTCTCAGCAATTCCCACTCCCAAGCTGCCACAGAAGGACTGACCCGGACGCTCCGCCCTTATCGCTGGGGCGATCCAATCCGGTTGGTTCACTGGCGCACCAGTGCTCGTTATGGTGAGTTGCGGGTTCGAGAACTAGAAACCTACCAGGGCGGACAAGAAGTTATTGTGGCGTTAGATAGTGCGATCGACTGGAATGCAGATGACTTTGAACAGGCGGTCAGTGCTGCTGCATCCCTCTATTTCTATGCCTTAAACCATCGTTTGGCGGTGAGCCTCTGGACAGCCCAATCTGGTCTTCTGCGGAGCGAACAAACTGTCCTGCCAGGACTTGCTGCCGTTAGTACCAGAGAACCTCTACAAGCCGAATTCCCCGATCGGCCGTTGATCTGGCTGACCCAAAATCCAAACAGTCTGAGCCGCCTACCCTCTGGAAGTCGATGGCTGTTGTGGCAGCCTCCCTTGCCGCCGGGGCCAACCAAGACGATCGCCCAACCTGTGCCGAATCTAGCGGATGCGGGTGTGATGATCCAACCGGATTCAGACATTCAAATGCAGTTACAGGCTCCCCTGAGCAAATTGGGTCGATCAGTTGCGCTTCATGAAAAAGGCGATCGGGGGTGA
- a CDS encoding LptA/OstA family protein: protein MVSIFRSPHFSRWCRPGLMAVSITALVSAVAAPTSPNAAVAQTAPAGNQALTLRSDIQEANAVTGVITARGNVQINYPARQIQATSIQAQYYSREQRIVLTGNVYVLQDGNSLRGETVTYLIDQGRFEALPDSGQQVESIYLVQDPNPTTTPGGTPAAAETPPFNPKPEFKTPISPQ from the coding sequence ATGGTTTCTATTTTTCGATCGCCCCACTTTTCTCGATGGTGTCGCCCTGGATTGATGGCAGTTTCGATCACTGCTTTAGTGAGTGCTGTTGCTGCTCCGACTTCTCCCAACGCGGCAGTCGCACAAACAGCCCCAGCTGGAAATCAAGCTCTAACCCTGCGCTCGGACATCCAGGAAGCAAATGCTGTGACGGGCGTCATTACGGCTCGTGGCAATGTGCAAATTAACTATCCAGCGCGGCAAATTCAAGCAACTTCGATCCAGGCGCAATATTACAGCCGAGAACAGCGAATTGTTCTAACGGGAAATGTTTACGTCTTACAAGATGGCAATAGCTTACGCGGTGAAACCGTTACCTATCTCATTGATCAAGGACGATTTGAAGCTTTGCCCGACAGTGGACAACAGGTGGAGTCCATCTACCTCGTCCAGGACCCAAACCCCACTACCACCCCCGGAGGCACTCCTGCTGCGGCTGAAACTCCGCCTTTTAATCCCAAGCCCGAATTTAAAACACCCATCAGCCCACAGTAA
- a CDS encoding sirohydrochlorin chelatase produces MLNSSACLLVAHGSRDPRPQIALEHLAKLVSTRSPAMLLGTGFLELAPQPLHQQIQEFGRSALAKGYEHLQVLPLFLLPGVHVMEDIPIEVETAQQDIEPNLTVEVLPYLGNADPWKLLLNPVDEFLTSTSTGKILLAHGSRREGANQPIAQIAAQLNALPAFWSVEPNLETQITTWVKRGCQEIVILPYFLFAGGITDAIEQQVQRLQQQFPYVKLHLNQPIGATPALADLVVRQMGGG; encoded by the coding sequence GTGTTGAATTCTTCTGCTTGTTTATTGGTTGCTCATGGAAGTCGAGATCCGCGTCCTCAAATCGCGCTGGAACATCTGGCGAAACTTGTCTCTACTCGATCGCCCGCCATGCTGCTCGGTACAGGTTTTCTGGAATTAGCCCCTCAGCCCCTACATCAACAAATTCAGGAGTTTGGGCGATCGGCTCTGGCGAAAGGTTATGAACATTTACAAGTTCTGCCGCTGTTTCTCTTGCCAGGGGTTCATGTGATGGAAGATATCCCCATTGAAGTTGAGACAGCCCAGCAGGACATTGAGCCGAATTTAACTGTTGAAGTTCTACCCTACTTAGGCAACGCTGATCCCTGGAAGCTTTTGCTCAATCCCGTCGATGAATTTCTCACCTCAACATCAACCGGAAAAATTTTGCTGGCGCATGGGAGCCGACGTGAAGGAGCCAACCAACCGATCGCCCAAATTGCTGCTCAACTTAATGCCTTGCCTGCTTTCTGGTCAGTTGAACCCAACTTAGAAACGCAAATTACAACCTGGGTTAAGCGAGGCTGCCAAGAGATTGTGATCTTGCCCTACTTTTTGTTTGCGGGCGGCATTACTGATGCGATCGAACAGCAAGTGCAGCGACTCCAACAGCAGTTTCCCTACGTCAAACTCCATTTAAATCAACCGATCGGGGCAACACCTGCTTTAGCGGATCTGGTCGTGCGGCAGATGGGTGGAGGATAA